The Bradyrhizobium sp. CCGB01 genome segment CGCGTCGGGCGCGATGTCGAAGGCGCCGAGATGGTATTCCTCGCCGGCCGCTTCGGCCGGCTCGGAATGGTGCGCGAGCAGCGTGAACGCGGCCCGCGGGTACTGTTTCCAGATATCGAGATCGCCAGCCGTAATCGTCAGCCAGCCGAACGTGTACATGTAGCGTCCGGGCTCGGTGACCCGGCCAACCCTGTCCCAGGTGATCTTGTTGACTGCCATACGGTCCACCGATCGCAAGTCCGCAAATGACATCCGGCATGAGGCACGGACCGTCAAAAACTGATCCCGCATTGGGGCCGCGATAGGGCAGCGGTGCGGAGGCAGGACGACCGCAGCGCGGTCGCCGCCTGCCGGTTAGCGCGCTGTCGGGGCCGCCTGCGCTTCGGCCGCCCGCTCCAGCTGACGGTGCGAGGCGTGGAAGACGTCGTGGACGAGGCCGATCTTCTCCAGGCCCAGAATGATCAGGCCGTTGAGATCGATCTCCCACCAGGCGTGCGAGATATAGGCGTCCCGCGGGAAGCGGTGATGGTTGTTGTGCAGACCCTCGCCGAAGGTGAGGATCGTGGTCACGAACTCGTTGGTCGAGGCGTCGTCGACCTCGAAGCGGCGATAGCCATAGGCGTGGCAGACCGAGCCGGTGAGCTGGCTGGTGAGGATCAGCAGATAGGCGCGGAGCAGGCCGGAGAACAGCACGCAGCCGATCATGGTGTGCACGCCGCCGAAGACGTAGCCGATCACGCCGGGGATGAAGACCGCCGACATCCCGTACCAGACCCAGCGCGTGCGCACGAAGAACATCGCGATGGGATCGGCGAGGATGTCCTTGGCGTAGTATTCGTTGTCGGTGGTCGCCTGGTCGAACACCCAGCTGCCCTGGGCGTGCAGGAAGCCCTTGAGCGCGCTGACATAGCGATTGCCGAAGCCGTCGAATTGCGGGCTGTGGGGGTCGCCGACGTCATC includes the following:
- a CDS encoding acyl-CoA desaturase produces the protein MSIADAGFTPAETTRNPAAKPQLPPGVVTEGPLVQAKLRESYLLLGILYVGAVAGIIWAVTQGVGKVELFTFVWMFALTTFGIGAGMHRLFVHRSFRTGPIMRVFFCAIAQMAVQGSIAKWVANHRRHHLYADDVGDPHSPQFDGFGNRYVSALKGFLHAQGSWVFDQATTDNEYYAKDILADPIAMFFVRTRWVWYGMSAVFIPGVIGYVFGGVHTMIGCVLFSGLLRAYLLILTSQLTGSVCHAYGYRRFEVDDASTNEFVTTILTFGEGLHNNHHRFPRDAYISHAWWEIDLNGLIILGLEKIGLVHDVFHASHRQLERAAEAQAAPTAR